The Prevotella herbatica genome contains the following window.
TTTATAAGGGAAATACGAAAAAAGCAAATGAATTTTTAGAGAAAGCTTTCAAAAATAGTTCTAATGTATACACATATTCAGTTGTAGCAGATATGTATATAGAAAAAGGTAAATTAATAAAAGCAAAGGAAGTTATGGAAAAAGCACCTTTGCCAACCAATGACTTTGAACTGTTGAAGAAACTATCCACCCTATACGACTTGAATAGAAAATCAAAGAACTATGTGAAGGCATTAAACATTGCAGACTCCATCATTGAACTTAACAAGAAAATAGACAACGCTAAGGAAAGTGACAACCTTAACGATATTCAAGCAAAGTACAATCGTGAGATGATGGCTCAAATTTTTAAAAGCCAAATTATATATTTGATTGGAGCAGTATTGCTACTGTCGTTGTTTGTGATATTACTAATCTTCAGACAAAAATATAGAAACTCTAAAATAAAACATGGAATAATTGAGAACCGTCTTCTAATAAACGAATACAAAAAGAAAATATCTGAAATGGAAAACTCAAAAGATAAATCCATTTCTAAGATTTCAAACTTGGAACAGAAGATTAATGTTTTAGAGAGTAACGAATCTAAGGCTTTATATAATGGTAAACGCTGCTATGAAAGCGTACTAGATAATAACACAATAGTGAAATGGTCAGCTCAGGATCTTCAGGATTTTGTTGACTATTATAAGTACAAGGACCTTTCATTCGTGTCATCCCTTGATGATGAATACAAAAATCTAAGTCCTAAACAATATCTATACTTGATAATGGTGAACGCAATGAATAAAGACGACGCTACTGCCGAAAAAATAATGGGAATAAGCAATGTTACCATTAGGTCTATTAAATCACGTATAAAGGCTAAGAAAGTGTATCATCCAAGTGTATAATACTCCTTCAAGATAAGACTTACTTAGATAAATTTCTTAGCAAACTCCCACATAACAATACCAGAGGTTACACTGACATTAAGACTATGCTTTGTTCCAAACTGTGGTATCTCTAAACAGTCATCGCTCATATCTACAACATTCTGCTTAACGCCTTTTACCTCATTACCCATTATTACCGCATAGCCTTTGCTAACTTCTGGATTAAGGTCTAGGTTTTGTAATTTAGTACTTCCCTCAACCTGTTCGATACTATATACGAAATAACCATCACGATGCAATTCTTCTACAGCATCCTCTGTTCGTCCAAAATATTTCCAATCCACACTATCCTCGCCACCAAGTGCAGTCTTGTGAATCTCGGCATTAGGAGGACAAGCTGTGATACCGCAAAGATATACCGCAGTAATGCGGAAAGCGTCTCCACTACGGAAAACACTACCCACATTATACAAGCTGCGTACATCATCAAGAACCACGATCAGTGGTAATTTCTTAGCTTCCTTGAATTCCTCAACAGAAAGCCTATTCATCTCTATTGTCCTTAACTTGCGCATATCTTTGTTTTATGCTTTTACAGAATATGCAAGAGC
Protein-coding sequences here:
- a CDS encoding TrmH family RNA methyltransferase gives rise to the protein MRKLRTIEMNRLSVEEFKEAKKLPLIVVLDDVRSLYNVGSVFRSGDAFRITAVYLCGITACPPNAEIHKTALGGEDSVDWKYFGRTEDAVEELHRDGYFVYSIEQVEGSTKLQNLDLNPEVSKGYAVIMGNEVKGVKQNVVDMSDDCLEIPQFGTKHSLNVSVTSGIVMWEFAKKFI
- a CDS encoding tetratricopeptide repeat protein produces the protein MKINIKALTTIYVIMMFTSCHDNINHKLEMADGCLDRNSVDSAYNILKHINPDNLNGDENIAFYTLLNTKTKYIKYIPVKNDSIDYAIFYYKQNGPEGRLAEAYNYKAMTLYYDRGKKKEAIEYLKKAEEIALKTADAKLIQKIYDNIFTVNFWCNHFNLALNYGLKALSYAHKIKDTASIAHDLRYISDTYSELKMSNKAIAYNLKAIRYLNYYDKLSQAKLFSNIGEYYFYKGNTKKANEFLEKAFKNSSNVYTYSVVADMYIEKGKLIKAKEVMEKAPLPTNDFELLKKLSTLYDLNRKSKNYVKALNIADSIIELNKKIDNAKESDNLNDIQAKYNREMMAQIFKSQIIYLIGAVLLLSLFVILLIFRQKYRNSKIKHGIIENRLLINEYKKKISEMENSKDKSISKISNLEQKINVLESNESKALYNGKRCYESVLDNNTIVKWSAQDLQDFVDYYKYKDLSFVSSLDDEYKNLSPKQYLYLIMVNAMNKDDATAEKIMGISNVTIRSIKSRIKAKKVYHPSV